The following coding sequences lie in one Arachis hypogaea cultivar Tifrunner chromosome 9, arahy.Tifrunner.gnm2.J5K5, whole genome shotgun sequence genomic window:
- the LOC112712594 gene encoding caffeoylshikimate esterase has translation MVHPVAEANERSPFGDLTADEFYARHSVSHGSEFITNPRGLKLFTQWWLPLPPATVTGTIALVHGYTGESSWFLQLTAIYFAKAGFATCAIDHQGHGFSDGLIAHIPDINPVVDDCIAFFDEFRSRFDPSLPSFLYSESLGGAIALLITLRLRDSPENVSSGKPWNGLILNGAMCGISEKFKPPWPLEHFLSIAAAIIPTWRVVPTRGSIPDVSFKVEWKRKLALASPRRKVARPRASTAQELLRICRELQGRFEEVEVPFLVVHGGDDVVCDPACVEELYARAASKDKTLKVYPGMWHQLVGEPEESVELVFGDMLEWLRARSIRSAVDGGA, from the coding sequence ATGGTGCACCCAGTAGCGGAAGCTAACGAGCGCAGCCCCTTTGGTGACTTAACAGCGGACGAGTTCTACGCACGCCACTCAGTGAGTCACGGCTCCGAGTTCATCACAAACCCTAGGGGCCTCAAGCTCTTCACTCAGTGGTGGCTCCCGCTACCCCCCGCAACCGTCACCGGAACCATCGCCCTCGTTCACGGATATACCGGCGAATCCAGCTGGTTCCTCCAGCTCACCGCCATCTACTTCGCCAAGGCCGGATTCGCCACCTGCGCCATTGACCATCAGGGCCACGGCTTCTCCGACGGCCTCATCGCCCACATCCCTGACATCAACCCCGTCGTCGACGACTGCATCGCCTTCTTCGACGAATTCCGCTCTCGCTTCGATCCTTCTCTTCCTTCCTTCCTCTACTCCGAATCCCTCGGCGGCGCAATCGCGCTATTAATCACTCTCCGCCTCCGCGACTCGCCGGAAAATGTCTCATCCGGGAAGCCGTGGAACGGTCTGATTCTTAACGGCGCCATGTGCGGGATCAGCGAGAAGTTCAAGCCACCGTGGCCATTGGAACATTTCCTTTCTATAGCTGCGGCGATAATCCCTACGTGGCGCGTGGTTCCAACGCGCGGCTCGATCCCGGACGTTTCCTTCAAAGTGGAGTGGAAGCGGAAGCTGGCGCTGGCGAGCCCGCGGAGGAAGGTGGCGCGTCCCCGAGCTTCGACGGCGCAGGAGCTGCTGCGGATATGCAGGGAGCTTCAGGGAAGGTTCGAAGAGGTTGAGGTGCCGTTTCTGGTGGTTCACGGCGGGGACGACGTTGTTTGCGACCCGGCTTGCGTGGAGGAGCTTTACGCGCGTGCCGCGAGTAAGGATAAGACGCTTAAGGTGTATCCTGGAATGTGGCACCAGCTGGTTGGGGAGCCAGAGGAGAGCGTGGAGCTTGTGTTTGGCGATATGCTTGAGTGGCTTCGTGCACGCTCTATACGCTCGGCCGTTGACGGTGGCGCGTAA